The following are encoded in a window of Primulina eburnea isolate SZY01 chromosome 4, ASM2296580v1, whole genome shotgun sequence genomic DNA:
- the LOC140830873 gene encoding uncharacterized protein: protein MNNFREVGVKIEFKWFSVNWANRGGSVRWTERTRNATYLLDLDRSDARWISLKIRNFISNPLSCSDFYRLRGCNATIVVHRFVSKRGRFLEISKFSNQGKKQNIIIPSGFKLQGWIRISDILINLLSGRQVRVGNKIVNSRNQINFKAGDRAVIQDSCKVIEATYCKSSETNWKAAIIITRGRVNVSWDSVARVLGCDVQRRIDIHPFQANQALWWPENQKEWEHYTQLKRGFFDGGVALDFESWCPESFAKDSVLSCCNSWIKIAGLPWHLWTFDILKEIGHQCGGLMEISKDTSLLRSLAAARIKVKGKRNGFISNRILLKNNGFNLDLTISVDTFDQKAYELYGKQTYAQALINGKRTVEGGECTNIRRHMPEFEDQIQSTPDSSAEEEVLRNATSAEVKHKVYSEQSANRKDRKVDKILQRISPKTIEDFVSSPIHSLSNGDVEKKDLSVPVEEQIPPIIPEGGKNLSLPIISTSMANKEVMAEEIPFVNKWKDSTNISESELDDTDDFDEQQPEDDQWEEGFASSESGSIFSSQSEIQPCHEATNWDLKKLFMKQDEAQNSDIQPTTQGITDPLGGKVLSCFPYSNSKLPFSLHSFFPASFIVWVSLVGS from the coding sequence ATGAATAATTTCAGAGAGGTAGGGGTCAAGATCGAATTTAAGTGGTTCTCGGTTAATTGGGCGAACAGAGGAGGCTCGGTTCGATGGACTGAAAGAACAAGGAATGCCACTTATTTACTCGACTTGGATCGAAGCGATGCTAGGTGGATCAGTTTAAAAATCAGAAACTTCATCAGCAACCCTCTATCCTGCTCAGACTTCTACCGTCTCAGGGGTTGTAATGCAACAATAGTGGTACACAGATTTGTCAGCAAAAGAGGAAGGTTCCTGGAGATTTCTAAGTTTAGCAATCAAGGGAAGAAACAGAATATAATCATACCCAGCGGCTTTAAGTTACAAGGGTGGATCAGGATCTCAGACATTCTCATCAATTTACTGTCAGGGAGACAAGTGAGGGTGGGTAACAAGATAGTTAATTCAAGGAATCAGATCAATTTTAAAGCTGGTGATAGGGCCGTTATTCAAGATTCGTGCAAGGTTATTGAAGCTACTTACTGTAAGTCATCCGAAACAAATTGGAAAGCGGCTATCATAATCACAAGAGGTAGAGTGAACGTGTCTTGGGACAGTGTTGCGAGGGTTCTAGGTTGTGATGTTCAGAGGAGGATCGACATTCACCCTTTCCAAGCAAACCAAGCACTCTGGTGGCCTGAAAATCAGAAGGAATGGGAGCACTATACTCAGCTAAAAAGAGGCTTCTTCGATGGCGGGGTGGCTTTAGATTTCGAAAGTTGGTGTCCTGAAAGCTTCGCAAAAGATTCGGTTCTCAGTTGCTGCAATAGCTGGATCAAGATTGCAGGGCTACCGTGGCATCTATGGACTTTCGATATTCTCAAGGAAATAGGTCATCAGTGTGGGGGATTAATGGAGATTAGCAAAGACACAAGTCTACTGCGGAGTTTAGCTGCTGCGAGGATTAAGGTCAAAGGAAAAAGAAATGGATTTATATCCAATCGTATATTGTTGaaaaacaacggttttaactTGGACCTTACTATCAGTGTTGATACTTTTGATCAAAAGGCTTACGAGCTGTACGGGAAACAGACCTACGCTCAAGCTTTGATCAACGGGAAGAGGACTGTGGAAGGTGGGGAATGTACTAATATTCGCAGACACATGCCGGAGTTTGAAGACCAAATACAAAGCACGCCGGATAGCAGTGCTGAGGAGGAGGTCTTAAGGAACGCTACCAGCGCAGAGGTCAAGCATAAGGTATATTCAGAACAGTCGGCCAATCGCAAGGATAGAAAGGTGGACAAAATATTGCAGCGTATTTCACCTAAAACTATCGAGGATTTTGTTAGCTCCCCTATTCATTCCTTGTCAAATGGAGATGTGGAGAAAAAAGATCTTTCAGTGCCTGTTGAAGAGCAGATCCCTCCTATTATTCCAGAGGGGGGAAAAAACTTATCACTCCCCATCATTTCAACTTCGATGGCTAATAAGGAAGTCATGGCAGAAGAGATACCTTTTGTTAATAAGTGGAAGGACTCGACTAACATATCAGAGAGCGAGCTCGATGATACAGATGATTTTGATGAACAACAACCGGAGGATGATCAATGGGAGGAAGGATTTGCATCTTCAGAATCGGGCAGCATCTTCTCTTCTCAGTCGGAGATACAGCCATGTCACGAAGCAACCAACTGGGATCTAAAGAAGCTTTTTATGAAACAGGACGAGGCACAGAACTCCGATATCCAACCAACTACTCAAGGTATCACTGATCCTCTTGGGGGAAAGGTACTCTCTTGCTTCCCTTATTCCAATTCCAAGCTACCCTTTTCTCTTCACTCCTTTTTTCCCGCTTCTTTTATCGTTTGGGTGAGTCTAGTGGGCTCTTAG